GGGAGCATCGCGATGGCCTCGTCGCCCAGGGGGTTGACGCCCGGGCCCGCGGCCAGGGAGTGGCCCACGAGCACGTGCAGGCACTTCACCCGGTCCGGCATGCCGCCCGCGCTCGGGAAGCCCTCCAGCACCTCGATCTCGTCGCGCCGCCGGATGTAGTCCTCGTGCGCGGCACGGTACGCGGCGGCCAGCTCCGGGTCGGTCCGCAGCCGCTCCGTCATCTCCTTCATGACGCCGTTCGCCTCCAGCGTGCCGATCGCCGAGGCGGCGCGCGGGCACGTCAGGTAGTACGTCGTCGGGAAGGGCGTGCCGTCCGGCAGCCGGGGCGCCGTCTCCACGACGTCCGGTTGTCCGCACGGGCAGCGGTGGGCGATCGCGCGCAGCCCGCGCGGCGGCCGCCCGAGCTGCTGCTTGAAGGCCTCGACGTCGGCGTCGGTGGGCTCGGTGCGCGGGGTGGGCGGCGGAGGCGTTTCCACTGAGAACTGTCTTTCTGGTCAGGTCACTGGTCGGAGGCGTCGGACTTGTCGACCCCGTCCCAGACGTTCGCGTACCACGGGCGGTCGGCGGCGTCCCGTTCGGCGCGCGACCGCTTGGCGCGGTCCGGGTCGACGACGACGTATCCCGTCTCGCCCGGCATCACGTAGTGCAGGCGCTGCCGGATCTGCTGCTCGGCGTAGGAGTCGTCCTGCCAGCGTGCCTTGAGGTCGCGCAGCTGCTCGACCCGCTCCTTGGCCTGCTGCTCCTGGCGCTGCAGGTCGGAGATCTCGGCGCGCTGGGAGACGTACTGCCTTATCGGGTAGGCGAGGGCCACGACGAGGGTGCACAGCACCAGGGCGAGCAGCGCGGCGCGGCCCGTCAGCCGGGAGCGGTGGGCCTGCCGTTTGGTCTGGGAGCGGTAGACCCGGGCCGCCGTCTGCTCGCCGAGCAGTCTGAGCCTGGTCGCGGTGGAGAACCGGTCCCGGTCCTTCACGGCCATGTCCCCGCCTCCCGTTCATGCCGTTCACACGTGCGTACGTCCCCGCACACGGTACGGGACCGGTGCGGGGACGTACGTACGACTGGCTCAGGATTGACCCTTTGCGGCTCAGCCCTTGAAGCGCGGGAAGGCGCTGCGGCCCGCGTACACCGCGGCGTCGTCGAGGATCTCCTCGATGCGCAGCAGCTGGTTGTACTTGGCGACGCGCTCGGAGCGGGCCGGGGCGCCGGTCTTGATCTGGCCGCAGTTGGTGGCGACGGCGAGGTCGGCGATGGTGACGTCCTCGGTCTCGCCGGAGCGGTGGGACATCATGCACTTGAAGCCGTTGCGCTGGGCCAACTCGACGGCGTCCAGGGTCTCGGTCAGCGAGCCGATCTGGTTGACCTTGACCAGCAGGGCGTTGGCGGTGCCCTCCTCGATGCCGCGGGCCAGGCGCTCGGGGTTGGTGACGAACAGGTCGTCGCCGACGATCTGCACCTTGTCGCCGAGCTTGTCCGTGAGGACCTTCCAGCCGGCCCAGTCGTCTTCGAACAGCGGGTCCTCGATGGAGACGAGCGGGTAGGCCGCCACGAGCTCCTCGTAGTACTCCGTCATCTCGGCGGCCGAGCGGTCCTT
Above is a genomic segment from Streptomyces sp. SLBN-31 containing:
- a CDS encoding septum formation initiator family protein, encoding MAVKDRDRFSTATRLRLLGEQTAARVYRSQTKRQAHRSRLTGRAALLALVLCTLVVALAYPIRQYVSQRAEISDLQRQEQQAKERVEQLRDLKARWQDDSYAEQQIRQRLHYVMPGETGYVVVDPDRAKRSRAERDAADRPWYANVWDGVDKSDASDQ